In Paenibacillus sonchi, the genomic stretch CAGCCTCCCGTACAGGGCCGGAGAAATTAAGAAGGCTTTGATCTGAAAGGCGAGCTGCCGGTCATCCCCCTGATAATTCCGCATGATCGCCAGCATTTCCTGATTCACACCGGGATAGGCGAGTTCGATATCATGAAGCAGCCTGCGGGTGCTGATGCCGCTCGTGCCGTTCAGGCAGGTCTTGAGATTGTAAAAGTAGTTCTCGGTCATTTCGCGGTTCAGCAAAAGATCCGATATCGTGTGAACCTCATGGAAGGGATGGGCGCTGAAATACTCAGCCACCCGTTTGAAGGCGGCGACGACATCGAATTTGTTCACATTGTACGTTCCCGTAATCGATGAGGTCCGCTGGAGATAATAGGACAGCACATCAGGGATGGAAATGACCCGGGAGGCCCTGGCTAACGCTTTGTAGATGAACTCCTGGTCCTCTCCGTTCACGCAGCGCTCGGTATATGAGATGCCGTTTTCCAGCAGGAAGGTGCGCTTGAAGGCAATGCTGCCGGTCCAGATCCGCAAGGTTTTATGCACAAAAATATTCTTCAGCGCTTCACTTCCCGTAGTATCGGAAGATGCTGAAGTGAAACTCACGATCGTTGATCCGTCCTCACGGACCAGATTATAGCCCCAGCAGAGAATGTCCGT encodes the following:
- a CDS encoding glycosyltransferase family 2 protein, with amino-acid sequence MSLSIVVPMYNLEHYVEPLLNSLLNQSEKRFELILVDDGSRDRTAQVAEEMLARHPILKAKLIRTANGGVSAARNTGLAAASGDYVLFLDGDDYADSSLVQRVESSTAGGRTDILCWGYNLVREDGSTIVSFTSASSDTTGSEALKNIFVHKTLRIWTGSIAFKRTFLLENGISYTERCVNGEDQEFIYKALARASRVISIPDVLSYYLQRTSSITGTYNVNKFDVVAAFKRVAEYFSAHPFHEVHTISDLLLNREMTENYFYNLKTCLNGTSGISTRRLLHDIELAYPGVNQEMLAIMRNYQGDDRQLAFQIKAFLISPALYGRLIHLDRSWLQFKQKLKAVISRKEIKI